ATGTCTAATAAAGttttacaacaatattaatattCTCAAAActtttatagtattttatataactgaattttattttttggcaatatttttataattgattaatattcAAAGATTAAATAACCCGAAGCGTGAATTTGTTGGTTAATGAGTAATAAACATTTTCTGAGTATTTTCACCATTGTAAATCATTGAGTTATACAAATCCTCTTGGAACCAAAAACCCATTGCCCCACGTGAAACCATTAGCCTTTGTTTCATTCCAGTCATCTCATTTCACCCAAAACGTTTGTTTATGTTTAATGCTAATACAGACTTCACCATCGCTCTCTCCCATCTACTCTTCATCTATTGGCTTTTTTTTGGTTGAGGAAGAACAACCGTTGTTGTCGTCACCGGACACAACTACCGGAAGAAGCAGCCGTGCCATCAAAATCCAACGAAATGGATCCAAATGATGGAGACGTGGAGGAGACAACACGGAGATCAAAATGAGACCTGCAATCTGATTTATTTTACAATGGAAattgcatataaaaaaataataaatctgAGACTGGAGTTACTCTACCTTTTAAAATGAGACTTGCAATCTGATTTTAGAATCCTAACGTCCTGGCGACAACAACAAAGGTCGCTTGCGATAGTTTATGCAATAGTGGTTTTGTATTAACTGATCTTAAACAAATGGAATGAAAGGCtctgaagaaaaaacaaatgaatCAGATATTTCTTTCATACAACACGGAAATTAAATGTATAAATCGCAAGTTACGTCGTTAATTATTCAGTCGAAATATCTCTCAAATCCCTGATTTCCACTCACTGTCTGACCCCTATATTTAGTGACTTTATAATGAGTGTCGTCTTGTGTATTTTCTTATACAAATACTAATGATTTTCTGTAATACAAACTTCCCCATGCGAAACTCGTGATACGTTAAcgatatttatttaaaagtagTAAGGCTTTGATCTCTACTTcttaaaaaccatcaaaacctaGTGGTAACTCTCACCGTAAACAGATCAACTATTCAATAATGACTGTGACTtaaaaggaaggagaagatgacATACCTTGACAGAGATCAAAAACAAATACAGAAAATGAAATAGAAGATGAATAAccaagtatatttttaatagatttttgcTGTAAAAAGTTCAATATATAGATCATGAAAAGGTACATCAAGGACAACTCTAGAAGGTGTGTGTTTTTTCAGATGAAAAGTCTTCAGAAAAAGTTGCGATACGACTTAAGAAATACACCAAAATAATTTTGGACCATTAGATAATTAAACAAACAATCACGGCCGTCGGATTGTATCTCTtcagatttttttgaaaaattattttaattaggaaAATTTATGTTGCTAAGGGATGCattgttttaaataataatgaaaacgTATGTTTGTTAAGGGATGTGTTGCttcgatatataaaaaatacttaaaattagGAAAAATTATGTTTGTGAAAGGAcacattaattaaataaataaagaaagttttgtcaaatataattttttggcTGACAATAGTGAATTCAACGAAAGTGTTTTATGTCTTTtagatgataaaaacaaataattctgACTATTGGGTTGaatgtttaaataaattatgaaaatgtaTGTTGGTTAAAGGATGTGTTGTTTAGATGAAAATGTATGATTTGGGTTTTTAAAAAGATGTGTTGTTTCAAATAGATGACGGTTGAAAGAAGAGTTGCCATTGTGTCTCTTAAAAAGATGTGTTGTTTAAAATAGATGTCTGTTGATAGAAGAGTtgccaaaaaaattgatgacatcaTCATCTATAGAAAGAGTGTTTTATATCCATAAGatcataaaatatgaaaaatgttgACCATTggatcaaactttttttttcctataaaaaattgATGACGTCAGCTGTTAACACAAAATtggtttgctattatatatagatatgctGAGTTTTAGAGATGTTTGGAGAGTAATGATTtcgtattattttatttgtagatttttttttttaaatgtggaTCTATTTTAGGGAACAGTGATTCTCGTGAATGGAAGAATTTGGGTCCAAATTGTGACATAGGAAATTGAGTGGAGTACGTAGTCAAATCCTATCCATTCTTTGGAAATTAtactatttatagaaaattttcgttagaaaaatatttcttatcaaaattgatatagaacaaaaaaaaaataaatattcattttcattcaTTTCATTTTGTTCCTAttcattctttttgttttcatttttatttctattttaatgatGACCGGTTAgattatatctttttatttacaacaatttaaatgtaaaatatacgAGGAAGGTTATGTATGGGGTGAAGGGTGTGAAACTGTGAGGTACTAGTTATCAAATTATCATAATCATTGCATCATCGACTAGTATGATTTTCTTTGCATCATTGACTAGTATGCTTTAAGGCGAAGTCATAATAGAACTTTTTTGTTGTCATTTTTCTCaaaacaaaatctgaaaataaacCAAATCATTTATTTGGTCAACAAATTAAATTACGGATAAATAGTTGAGTGAATGAGATTGGTAGTATTATTAATTCATATACagcttttgttttcattttttgaagacaaatcttgaaaataaagaaatacttgcaaattaatatttttaattatgtcgacAACTAGTGTTGTCGACACTCGACACGATGTGAAAATCTCTATATATACTTAGATTTGGCCAACTATTATGtattttgacttttaaattataaacatatttagAACATTTATTATCAAACGATTACCCCATTATTAAATTAACaatgttatattaatatttttctgtAGTGGACAACAATCCCCACCAGCATATACATACATGGTCATCATGGGTGTCGTTTTCTGTGCAGTATTTTTCACGCTTCTGCTTTATTCGCTTTCTCTTGTTCTCTTCGAAAAGTTTTCATTCCTTTTTGCTATATAACGAAATTTTAATGACATTCTTGAGACAGCTTTCGTCAAATTATGAACCGTTTAATACGTAATTCgaatttaaaacaatttaaaacctTTGCAGAGTTATTGAGCTTGTCGTGGTTACCTACCAGCAACGTGGCAAGTATGGACAGGAGGTGCATCCATTCGTTTATTCCATTCCgagttatatacatatttagtCCACAAAAATTGGAAACTCTAAAATACAGTTATTGTTGATCATAAAGCAAAGATAAGTAAACTTATGAATGTAAATTGTTGTAAATGTAAAATGAGGTTGCTTGGTGAGTGGAGTATTATGCCCACATATCATGCACTATCATTTCTTTATTTGGTTAGTGTATGAGAGCCTCTCCTTAGTGCAAGGGAGCCTCACTTAGTGCAAGGGAGCCTCACTTAGTGCATGAGAGCCTCTTTGTTTTGGCTCCCCATTTGATGTATATATAGGTACTCTTGATACATGAAACAatcaagcaattcaattccTCCTTCCTCATTATCTTTCAAGAAAGTCTCTCATTATTTTCTATGTTCTTCATTTAATTTCTCTTATCTTTCTTAATTCTCATAAattctcatggtatcagagcaacaagCTCTTGAACCCTAAGTCTTCCGCAATCTTTCAATCTTTCACTCTGTTTCTATTtaccttgaaaaaaaaaaaaaaaattgttcttctCATTGTGCTTGAACTGTTCTTAATGGATTCTGGAGGAAATTCAAAGATGGTTGTGATtccagttactctcaagggaGCTAACTACTTACTTTGGGCAAGGTTAACTAAGACAGCTCTTGGAGGCAGAGGTCTCTGGgaaattgttgaagaaggcAGAGGCCTTAAGAAGAAGACTATCCTAAGAGAGGATGGTAAGGAGATAGTGGTGGCTGAAGCGGGTGATAAGAAAAGAGTTCAAGAAGATCTCATGGTGTTATCTATCATCCACAACAGTCTTGAACCCTCAATCTTGGAAGCTTACTCCTACTGTGAAACTTCTAAAGATCTGTGGGATACACTTCAAAAGGTGTTTGGAAATGTCTCCAACACCAGtagagtgtttgaagtcaagagggCTATCAACAACTTGTGTCAAGAGGATACTGAGTTTGATAGACACTTTGGAAAGTTTAGGTCTTTGTGGGCTgaactagagatgttgaggccaagtacTTTGGATCCTGAAGTACTGAACcagagaagagagcaagataaggtctttgcgcTTCTCTTCACTCTCAACCCTGGGTATAATGACTTGATCAAACACATCCTAAGAGGACAGGAGCTCCCATCTCTAGATGAAGTGTGCTCTCAGATCCAAAAGGAGCAAGGATCAGTTGGGCTCTTTGGGAGAAAGGGAGAGCTCATCATGGTAAATCAAGCTGAAGTGGTAGAGACCAAACCAGAAGGCGTAGCTAACAAGGGGTACTACAAACCAGAAGATAAGAAGATTTGGGTGTGTGATCACTGTAAGAAGAAGGGTCATGGCAAAGACAAATGTTGGATCCTCCATCCACACCTTAAACCTCAGAAATTTCGGACTCCATATGCAGATGCAAGGGCAAACTTCTCTGGTGAAGTAGGAGAGCCATCTACTCCTAAGCGCACTAATAGTGCTAGTGAAGGAAAGACAATGTCTTTCAGCGGCTGCTCAGCTGTGAGAACTACACAAGATGAATCTATCAAGAAGTCAGACCTAGAGGCTCTCATCAAAGCTCTAAAAGAGtctggtaacacacttggtatTTCCCTTAGTGCATCATATAAACCGCCTAGAGTTCTGGTTACTTCTCTACATGCATCTCATTCATCTAGTGGTATTAAACCTttagtcatagactcaggagcctctcaccacatgattagtgatgctaGGTTGATTAGTAATGTAGAACCAGTATTAGgtaatgtaatgattgcaaatggagacaaAATACCAATTAAAGGTGTAGGAACTCTTAAGCTATTTGAAAAAGATACaaaagcattttacatgccATCATTTGcatcaaatttattatctgtCAAAAGAGCTACCACTGATTTAAATTGTAATGtgattttcagtcctaatgaggttgtttttcaggatattgagactcttaagttgattggaaaaggtgTTACAAAGGATGACTTGTACCTACTTGAAGACACCAATACTGTTTCAAATTTATCTTCAGCTTTCAGTTCAATTCCTGCTTTAGATAAAAGTGTTttatggcatgctaggctaggtCATCCCCATTCTCGTGCACTAAACCTGCTGCTTCCTGATATTTCCTTTAAAAATGATGACTGTGAAGCATGTATCCTAGGCAAACATTGCAAGACTGTGTTTCCTAAGTCATCTACTATCTATGAAAActgctttgatcttatacactctgatgtttggactgcaccatgcatatctagggagaatcatagatattttgtcacttttattgatcaaaaatcaaaatatacttggCTAACTAtgattcaaactaaagataGAGTGCTAGATGCTTTTATTAATTTCCATAACCACATAACTAACCAATTTCATGTTAAGATCAAAGtattcaggtcagataatggggGGGAGTATACAAGCAACTCTTTCAAAAATTACCTAGCCAAGAATGGGATCATACATCAAACCAGTTGTccatacacaccacaacaaaatggtgtagcggagaggaagaacagacacctcatggaagtggcaagatCTATGATGTTCCAGACTAATGTACCTAAGcagttctggagtgatgcggtcaTGACAGCATGCTACctcatcaacagaacaccaacAAGGGTGCTAGATGATCTCACGCCATATGAGGTACTAAACAATAGAAAACCATCTATTGATCACTTTCGTGTGTTTGGTTGCTTGTGTTATGTTTTGCAGCCAATGGAGCAAAGAAATAAGCTTGAGGCTAGAAGTATTAAGGCTGTGTTCCTTGGTTACTCTTCAACCCAAAAAGGCTACAAGTGCTATGACCCAGACATGAGAAGGGTATTGGTCTCGAGAGATGTAAAGTTTGTGGAATCAAGGGGATATTATGAAGAGAAAAGTTGGGATAAGCTCAAGGACATCTCTCAATCATCTACTGATAGGGCAAACAATCTGAGGCGTATAATGGAGAGTCTTGGCATCAATATGGCTCAACCATCAGAGACTGGAACTGATCAAGAGGATACACAGGTTCCAAGGACTGTAATTGAAGTGGTTGATCACACTGGAGACAATCCCCATCCTGATCCTGATGGGGGGAGACAAGATGATACACATACTGGTCAGGATCATGATCAGGATGAGAGACAACAAGAAGAGACAGTGGAGGAGCCGCACACTGAAGTAACTGAGGTACATTCAGGTGGAGATGAACATGAGCAGCATGTTACTGAAGAAGTCCAGCCACTTAGGAGAAGTACAAGGGAGAGAAAGCCTGCCTCAAACtggatcaaaaaaaaattttacttcAACAGCCAAGCAGTAGCTCATCCTATACAAGCAGTATGTTCTCTTGCTCACTATCCCACAGAGCATCAAGCTTTCATCGCCAACATAGATCAAGAGTACATTCCAAGgtcttatgaagaagcaatggtAGATGATGAATGGAGAGCATCCGTCGAAGATGAGGTCAATGCCATGATCAgaaatgacacttggtatgaaacTGAACTCCCCAAAGGCAAGAGAGCAGTGACAAGCCGCATGATACACACTATCAAGTACTTAGCAAATggaaaaccagaaagaaagaagacaaggcTAGTAGCAAGGGGATATACTCAGGTGTATGGAGAGGATTATTtggatacttttgcaccagtagccaagcttcACACCATAAGGATCATTCTCTCATTGGCTGTCAACCTAGAGTGGGActtatggcagatggatgtgaagaatgcctttcttcaaggagaattggaggatgaagtctacatgagaCCACCACCAGGGCTTGAAAACCTTGTCaaaccagggaatgtgctgaggctaaagaaagcaatatatgggttaaagcaatcaccaagagcatggtaccacaagctgagtacaactcttAATGGAAGAGGATTCATCAAGTCTGAAGCTGATCACACTCTATTCACCCTCACATCTCAGCGTGGGATTGTAGTCATATTgatctatgtggatgacattatcattaccggaagtgataaggaaggtatcatctTAACTAAAGCTTTTCTTAAATCCtcttttgatattaaagatttgggtgagctaaagtactttttagggattgagatatgccgatctaaagaggggttattcctatctcaaagaaagtacacacttgatTTGTTGAGTGAGGCAGGTGATCTTGGAGAAAAGAAAGCAAAGACCCCACTGGAAGATGGTTACAAAGTGTTGCGACAGGGGGAGTTTGAGAATAAGCCCTTTGGAGATGAGAAGCAGTACAGAAGAATGGTGGGAAAGCTCATCTACCTCACaattacaagacctgatatttgctttgctgtgaaccaagtaagCCAGCAGATGCAGGCGCCAAAAATTCAccattggaacatggtggaaaggatattaaggtacctaagagaggcaccaggccaaggagtttggatgggatgcaacaagagtactgaaatagtgggatattgtgatgctgattgggcaggagatagagttgatagaagatcaaccactGGATATTGCACATTTATTGGTGGCAAccttgtgacttggaagagcaagaagcagaaagtagtgtcatgctcaagtgctgaagcagaATATAGAGCTATGAGAAAACTCACAAGTGAACTGATATGGATCAAGGGGCTGCTTAAAGACTTGGGGATTGAGACTACAACACCAAtcactatgcattgtgataatcaagctgCCATACACATCGCTagcaactcagtctttcatgagaggactaaacacattgaagtagattgtcacaaggtgaggcaagcTGTGGAACAGAAAATCATCTTCCCTtgttacacaagaagtgaagatcagctggctgacatctttACCAAGGGTGCAACCACTAAGGTTTGTGAATTCATACATTCTAAGTTGGGACTCGTGGATCTCCCATCACACTGATCCTTAGCCATGAAGTgttttactctttttccttagcttggtttttatcccatgtggtttttccaagctaaaggttttaatgagggaatgcttcatggtttccaagcttgatacCTACCtgtgtcaagcttgagggggagtgttgatcaTAAAGCAAAGATAAGTAAACTTATGAATGTAAATTGTTGTAAATGTAAAATGAGGTTGCTTGGTGAGTGGAGTATTATGCCCACATATCATGCACTATCATTTCTTTATTTGGTTAGTGTATGAGAGCCTCTCCTTAGTGCAAGGGAGCCTCACTTAGTGCAAGGGAGCCTCACTTAGTGCATGAGAGCCTCTTTGTTTTGGCTCCCCATTTGATGTATATATAGGTACTCTTGATACATGAAACAatcaagcaattcaattccTCCTTCCTCATTATCTTTCAAGAAAGTCTCTCATTATTTTCTATGTTCTTCATTTAATTTCTCTTATCTTTCTTAATTCTCATAAATTCTCAGTTATTAAGgttcaaaaaaaagtaaagtataaatatagattatattattatttaacaaagCTAAAAGTATATCTCCACATATTTTTCTCATTGTACATCTAATAGCTAAATGATTAGGAATAtcactatccaaaatattcagAAACATTTCCTATAGATGATTTCTTCAAAAAATACACTAGTGCATTATACCTTAGCAGACTTTTCAACTATGGACCTGTCATGTTTAACGACCATATTTTCTCCACAGTAGGCTGAAGAATGTTTGGTAACACTTGGATCCTGTATTTGGTTCAATAAGATTCATGATGAACCTTGGTGTAGGATGCTCTTTTGAAAAGAAATGTTAAATTAGCTGTTTtaataagttattaaaaatgtaTTCCGATTATTTGGATTTATATGAACCTATTGACTTTAGAGAttcttaaaaacttcaaaataaacgATATTATTGATGCCGATCGAGCTTGTTATCTCCGCCTGCTAATTTGTTTCGTATTTTTAAGTCCTTCACGTGAGATCACTCTTGATAGAGCTACATATATTTGGTTATGGCTGAATACTCTTCGAGGTAGATAGAGGGCAACTTGTTTAAGACTTTTCCCTTGAATTTTATTGACTGTTGTTGCATAGGACAACCGTAAAGGTATTAGTGCCTGCATAACATTAATGGATGGGTGTTTCCGTTGGGTGACAATTGAATCTTCAGAATGAGAACTTTGTTTCCGACATGTATATCTGTCATGATTTCAACCTTTAATGATATTGTTCCCAAGTCGTGTAACAACTAACCTTGTTCCACTTCATAGAccgttttcagttttatattccGTTAAAATCATCTAAGGTGCTCCAACTCTCGACATGACTTGTGGTTTGGCAGTCCGATGAATTTGAGAAAGTTAAGATACTCTTGGATATAGTTTGACGTCCAATCTCCATCAGATGTTGACTCATTTGCAATAGTATCAGAGCTAAAGTATTCTTTCTCATAAGGCACCATTGAAACTTGAAAGCATGTAATTGTTAATTTCTGTCGGTGTTACGTCGTTGCCGCCGAAAAATCGTggctaaaacaaaaaaaaaaaaccaaggtTTAGCCACAATCTAGCTACAATTCAAAAATAGCCACgactacagaaaaaaaaaacgtagcTCAATCGTGGTTCAAATAGCCACAATATGGTTAGGTAATAAAATATGGTTACATTTACCATGGTTTTTAGCTACAAAATAATATTGACTATATATCTAGTCACGCTTTTGCCACGCTATTTCATTGGCTAGTGTATTAGCCAcaaaatttaaggtttaggattaaCGGTCACAATTTTGCCACATAATTTTTTTGGCTATATTAGTTTTTTCTATACTCTAAATCTCAatcttaaattatatatatactaatactaAATCCAATGtccaaatattatattttaaaattttaagctCAAATATTacacttaaactctaaatctaattttttaccCAAACTATATACCTCACAAACACTATACAAACCCTAACAATAATactttttacatttaaattctaaatcGTAAACATAAACCTTAAACTTAATCTTTTTCAAAACTTAATCTCAAACTACATACTGCAGCAGTTAATTATGTTTCCATTCAATACCCTAGTTTGTTTTCATTACCTAACAACAAAACCCATAGAACATGTATGTAAATAGCCGTTGGAATTGGAAACCACAATATCAaaacttctttaaaaaaaatgaagaaaagcaTTCTAATTTGAAAAAGGGAATAAAAGAGTCAGAGGTAATACGACATTGACTGCAGTGCTTTCTCTTTCCTATGTCTAACGGCTCCATCGCCTCTACGTTgggaaattttcaaaaaaattgctCTTCTCACTGTTCCATTTTtctatcaaaataaattaaattcaagtTTGATTCTGAATCACTCACTCTGGGGTTCAGACTCATCTTTATAGCAAATGGGTTGTTGTCTCAGCAAGAAACCTTCTCCGATCCCTCTCTCCAGTGGTGATGTTAAATCCCCAGACCCAGTCAAACCCGATGTTAATAAACCCACTAAACCGGTGATTGAGCTGCCGGTTAAACCGGCGATCGAGAGTCCTTATCCAGCAGTGGAAGAAGCCAAACCAATTATATCCGAGAAggtagagaaagaagaagagaatgctACAAGTAAGGATGTTTCAGCTTCTGTAGCGGTGGAGAAGTCATCCGTGAGGACCTCAAGCTGTACGAAAGAAGAAGTTGACGCGATACTGATCCAATGCGGGAAGCTAAGTCGGAGCAACTCCAAAACAAGAAGATACTCTGGCTCAAAGAGAAGCTTCGATTTTGACCAGAACGAGAGGACACgtggcggcggcggcggagaaGTGGAAGGGGAGGAGGAGAGAAGGAAGACGACGCCTCAAAGGAATCGTGACCGTGGAGGAGTAGAGCGAGCGAACGGTTCGCCTCGCGAGAGGAGAAGACGAACTCCAagcagagaaagagaaagaggcGGCGCCGCCGGTGGAAGCAGACGGGTGAGCAGGTCTCCCGCAAAACGATCAGAGGCGATAAACCCTAGTGGCAATTTAGTAATTTCGAGCAACATTAAGTTTGTTACAGTTCCCGCCACGGACCCCTCGAGTAAACGAGTCACTGTTAAGAGGAGCATCGGAGAAGCTTGTAGAACCGCTGCGATGAGTAATGTTCAGCCTCCTCCTCGGAGAAAGCCACTGGGAGTAATCGATCAGAACGCGACAAAAggagacaagaagaagaagatgataaagAGAGAGAACGAAGATAAGAGACCACAAGTGATAAGCAGAAGCAGATCGCTGAGGAGATCACGGGACTTCGATCTCAGTCCAGAGACATTGTTGTTGCAATCAAGCGAAGAAGACAAGAGCAGTTACACCGCGCTGTTGCTGAAAGACATTAAGGATTTCCATGGGAAGAGtagtaatgatgatgatgatgaggaggaggaggatccgTTTAGTCGTCTTCCGTCTTGTGTTACTAAAGCTTGCTCCATTGTCGAAGCAGTGGCGGATCTTAACTCCACCAGCTCTGACTTGAACCGGTTTAGATTCACATCTACTGTGAAGAAAGTGGATTTGGTAGAACCGAGATTTGAGAAGTATGTGACTGTGAAGAGAGGTTGTTGTTCGTTGGAGAAGCAAGAATCATGTGGTAGCAACAATCTTACGTGACCAGAGTTCGATTTCTCAGGCAACAACTCTACTACTCTCTGTGTTGTTGCAGTTTCAAGCTTTAGTttaattctttttgtttattgtatTGCCCCTCCCCCCATGTTTTCATTCACTTCAATCGAATCTTTTCTTCAACATTATGTTGAGATAAAATGGTACTAACATTAAATAGTTAGAAACTTACTGTGAGCGTGTACTACGTATGCAGTACACTGTGATATGGTGgcacaaaaaatatatgtacaGAGATCAGAACCAAATCAGTCAGGGTATTTCCAATTTTGGTAAGTGTCAAAGGTGCCAGTGATGAAAAAAGGAGAGCTTGGTTAGGAATTTGAGAAATATCATTGATGTCAAAGTGCATTAGAGCTTTTGATATAAAGCATAAAAACAGTTGTTGGTTGGCTTCTGTACTGGCACAAGAGATAATTATAAATCCCAGACAGAATAAAA
The window above is part of the Brassica napus cultivar Da-Ae chromosome C3, Da-Ae, whole genome shotgun sequence genome. Proteins encoded here:
- the LOC125583896 gene encoding uncharacterized protein At1g65710-like; the protein is MGCCLSKKPSPIPLSSGDVKSPDPVKPDVNKPTKPVIELPVKPAIESPYPAVEEAKPIISEKVEKEEENATSKDVSASVAVEKSSVRTSSCTKEEVDAILIQCGKLSRSNSKTRRYSGSKRSFDFDQNERTRGGGGGEVEGEEERRKTTPQRNRDRGGVERANGSPRERRRRTPSRERERGGAAGGSRRVSRSPAKRSEAINPSGNLVISSNIKFVTVPATDPSSKRVTVKRSIGEACRTAAMSNVQPPPRRKPLGVIDQNATKGDKKKKMIKRENEDKRPQVISRSRSLRRSRDFDLSPETLLLQSSEEDKSSYTALLLKDIKDFHGKSSNDDDDEEEEDPFSRLPSCVTKACSIVEAVADLNSTSSDLNRFRFTSTVKKVDLVEPRFEKYVTVKRGCCSLEKQESCGSNNLT